From a single Paenibacillus sp. FSL R5-0345 genomic region:
- a CDS encoding formate/nitrite transporter family protein, producing MAYNKPQQIAAVTVENGIKKAHNPLSTVLILGFLGGAFIALGFLLDIRVIAGAPHEWGSIANFIGAAVFPVGLILVLLAGGELLTGNMMAVPLAFMAKKISFWEVIKNLVLITLSNLAGALFVAYFFGHVVGLTSDGVYLEKLVEMAGHKLEADFLPAFVSGIGCNWLVALAVWLSYGADNFSGKILGIWFPTMAFVAIGFQHVVANMFLIPAAIFEGYFSWGEYFNNFVPVWLGNLTGGAIFVAAAYWMAYLRKEPASIQSVDSMSGSGVKKHA from the coding sequence ATGGCTTATAATAAACCGCAGCAGATTGCCGCAGTCACGGTCGAGAACGGCATAAAAAAGGCGCACAATCCTTTAAGCACCGTACTAATTCTGGGCTTTCTGGGAGGGGCGTTTATCGCGCTCGGATTTTTACTGGATATTCGCGTCATTGCTGGCGCACCGCATGAATGGGGATCTATCGCTAACTTTATTGGGGCAGCAGTCTTCCCTGTTGGATTGATTCTAGTATTGCTTGCAGGGGGAGAACTACTGACAGGCAATATGATGGCTGTGCCGCTTGCTTTTATGGCGAAGAAGATATCTTTCTGGGAAGTTATTAAGAATCTTGTATTGATTACCCTGAGCAATTTAGCGGGAGCTTTGTTTGTAGCTTACTTTTTTGGTCACGTGGTTGGTTTAACCTCTGACGGTGTGTATCTGGAAAAATTAGTAGAGATGGCAGGGCATAAGCTTGAGGCAGACTTCTTGCCGGCATTTGTTTCCGGTATCGGTTGTAACTGGCTCGTAGCTTTGGCGGTATGGCTCTCCTATGGAGCAGATAACTTCAGTGGTAAAATCCTCGGTATCTGGTTCCCGACGATGGCTTTTGTAGCTATCGGCTTCCAGCACGTTGTAGCTAACATGTTCTTAATTCCGGCGGCTATTTTTGAAGGCTATTTTTCATGGGGAGAGTACTTCAACAACTTTGTTCCGGTATGGCTAGGCAACTTGACTGGCGGTGCGATCTTTGTTGCGGCAGCTTATTGGATGGCTTACTTACGTAAAGAGCCAGCATCTATTCAATCCGTGGACAGCATGTCCGGCAGCGGTGTAAAGAAACACGCCTAA
- a CDS encoding FAD-dependent oxidoreductase — MKIAVIGCTHAGTAAIVNTAQLYPEAEITVYERNDNISFLSCGIALYVGGVVKDPHGLFYSSPEKLAELGVKTNMRHEVTEVDTKSKTLRVRNLATGQEFNDTYDKLIMTTGSWPVVPKLEGLELEGVLLCKNYEHSNTIIEKAKHANKITVVGAGYIGVELVEAFQMNGKQVTLIDGEDRILNKYLDPEFTAPIEQSFKDHGIKLALNEKVSSFAGEGGKVTKVITSAGEHETDLVILCIGFRPNTELLKGQVDMLPNGAILVNDYMQTSCPDVYAAGDSCAIHYNPTGKHAYIPLATNAVRMGTLVARNLMTETIPYMGTQGTSGIKIYEDNIAATGLTEEAAKAEGMDVETTTIIDNYRPEFMPTFEQVQLKVVFDRATRRIVGAQIMSKMDLTQSINTVSVCIQNKMTIDQLAFIDFFFQPHYNKPWNFLNTVGIQALPTSVPSKEAVTV; from the coding sequence ATGAAAATAGCTGTCATTGGATGTACCCATGCCGGAACTGCCGCAATTGTAAATACTGCCCAACTGTACCCAGAAGCTGAGATTACGGTATATGAGCGTAATGATAATATTTCCTTCTTATCCTGTGGCATTGCTTTATATGTAGGTGGAGTGGTCAAAGACCCGCACGGACTGTTCTATTCTTCCCCAGAGAAGCTTGCAGAGCTCGGAGTAAAGACGAACATGCGTCATGAAGTGACCGAAGTGGATACGAAGTCCAAAACACTGCGTGTTCGCAATTTGGCAACTGGACAGGAGTTTAATGATACCTACGATAAGCTGATTATGACTACTGGATCATGGCCGGTTGTGCCGAAGCTCGAAGGGCTTGAGCTGGAAGGCGTCTTGCTTTGCAAGAATTATGAACATTCCAACACCATTATAGAAAAAGCTAAACATGCGAACAAAATCACAGTCGTAGGCGCTGGCTATATCGGCGTTGAATTGGTGGAAGCCTTCCAAATGAATGGGAAGCAAGTAACGCTGATTGATGGTGAAGACCGCATTCTGAATAAATATTTGGATCCAGAGTTTACTGCACCAATCGAACAATCCTTTAAGGATCACGGCATTAAATTGGCACTGAATGAGAAGGTCAGTTCTTTTGCTGGAGAAGGCGGTAAAGTTACCAAGGTTATCACAAGCGCAGGAGAGCATGAGACGGATCTTGTTATTCTCTGCATCGGCTTCCGTCCGAATACTGAACTCTTAAAAGGCCAGGTGGATATGCTGCCAAATGGTGCGATTTTGGTCAACGACTATATGCAGACTAGTTGCCCAGATGTGTATGCCGCTGGTGACAGCTGTGCGATTCATTACAACCCTACAGGGAAGCACGCTTATATTCCACTAGCAACCAACGCAGTACGGATGGGCACCTTGGTCGCACGTAACTTGATGACAGAGACGATTCCATATATGGGCACTCAAGGGACTTCGGGCATTAAGATTTATGAAGATAATATCGCTGCTACCGGTCTTACAGAAGAAGCGGCTAAGGCTGAAGGCATGGACGTAGAGACTACCACGATTATTGACAACTACCGTCCAGAATTTATGCCAACGTTCGAACAGGTTCAATTAAAAGTTGTATTTGATCGTGCTACACGCCGCATTGTCGGAGCACAAATTATGTCCAAGATGGATTTGACGCAATCGATCAACACCGTATCTGTATGTATTCAAAATAAAATGACAATCGACCAGCTGGCCTTTATCGATTTCTTCTTCCAACCTCATTACAATAAGCCTTGGAACTTCCTGAACACCGTAGGAATTCAAGCGCTGCCGACATCAGTACCAAGTAAAGAGGCAGTAACCGTTTAA
- a CDS encoding formate--tetrahydrofolate ligase, which produces MKLITEVAAQAGIGEEHLELYGKYKSKLSPSLWEEKKNKPDGKLVLVTAVNPTPAGEGKTLTTIGLAQALNAAGVKTVAALREPSLGPCLGMKGGATGGGKSQIVPADEINLHFTGDIHAVTSAHNLLSAMIDNHIFQGNALGLDPQRIVWKRVMDMNDRSLRNVVTGLGDGNGAVRESGFQITTASEIMAVLCLCDNLSDLKKRLNRILIGYDQEGQPVTAEQIGAVEAMAALLKEAVKPNLVQTLEGTPVIVHGGPFANIAHGCSSVIGTRYALKLGDVVVTEAGFGADLGAEKFMDIKCRQADLTPSAAVLVVTVKSLKYNGGVPKNELQTENRTALRSGLSNLERHVENLGKFGVPVLVAINHFEGDSPGEINDVVEACRRLNVPAAISKVWAEGSAGGQELASELKKLLEHSDTGRFAPLYEDELDIPSKITKIVREIYRGAEVNFSPAAKRSLAVIERLGLNDLQVCMAKTPYSFSDQPRLLGAPEGFTVGIRDITLSLGAGFAVVITGNIVTMPGLPAKPAAEALWMDEDGEIHGLV; this is translated from the coding sequence ATGAAGTTAATTACAGAGGTAGCGGCACAAGCGGGAATTGGCGAAGAGCATCTGGAACTATACGGCAAATATAAAAGTAAGCTTTCACCGTCCTTATGGGAGGAAAAGAAGAACAAGCCAGATGGCAAGCTGGTGCTGGTTACTGCGGTTAATCCCACCCCTGCCGGCGAAGGAAAGACCTTAACCACCATAGGGCTGGCACAGGCACTGAACGCAGCAGGTGTAAAGACCGTGGCTGCTTTACGCGAGCCATCCCTCGGACCATGCCTAGGAATGAAGGGTGGTGCCACTGGTGGCGGTAAGTCGCAGATCGTTCCGGCAGATGAGATTAATTTGCACTTTACAGGCGATATTCATGCGGTGACTTCTGCACATAATCTATTGTCTGCGATGATTGACAATCATATCTTCCAAGGCAATGCACTGGGTCTTGATCCACAGCGCATCGTTTGGAAACGTGTGATGGATATGAACGATCGCAGTTTGCGGAATGTCGTGACAGGGCTCGGAGATGGAAATGGAGCCGTACGGGAAAGTGGATTCCAGATTACGACAGCTTCAGAGATTATGGCTGTATTATGCTTATGCGATAATCTGAGCGATCTTAAAAAGCGTCTAAACCGTATTTTGATTGGATATGACCAAGAGGGACAACCTGTAACGGCAGAGCAAATAGGGGCAGTTGAAGCGATGGCAGCCCTGCTGAAGGAAGCAGTTAAACCTAATCTGGTACAGACCTTGGAGGGCACCCCTGTTATTGTACACGGCGGTCCATTTGCAAATATCGCCCATGGCTGCAGCAGTGTTATCGGCACTCGTTACGCACTCAAGCTGGGAGATGTTGTTGTCACGGAAGCAGGCTTTGGAGCGGATCTTGGTGCAGAGAAATTCATGGATATCAAATGCCGGCAAGCCGATCTAACCCCTTCAGCGGCAGTGCTTGTGGTGACGGTGAAATCCTTGAAATATAACGGTGGTGTACCTAAGAATGAGCTTCAAACTGAGAACCGGACGGCGCTGCGATCTGGATTGTCTAATTTGGAGCGGCATGTAGAGAATCTCGGCAAATTTGGGGTACCTGTCCTTGTTGCCATTAATCATTTTGAAGGTGACAGCCCGGGAGAGATTAATGATGTTGTAGAGGCTTGTCGCCGATTGAACGTTCCTGCGGCAATATCCAAGGTGTGGGCAGAAGGTAGTGCAGGCGGACAAGAGTTGGCTTCAGAACTAAAGAAGCTTCTGGAGCATAGCGACACTGGGCGCTTTGCGCCTTTGTATGAGGATGAACTCGACATTCCTTCTAAAATCACTAAGATTGTGCGCGAAATTTACCGTGGTGCTGAGGTTAACTTTTCCCCTGCGGCTAAACGCAGCCTGGCGGTGATCGAGCGCCTTGGGTTAAATGATCTTCAAGTATGTATGGCGAAGACACCGTATTCCTTCTCGGACCAGCCAAGATTGCTTGGCGCGCCTGAAGGGTTCACCGTAGGTATCCGTGATATCACCCTTTCGCTCGGTGCAGGGTTTGCTGTTGTCATTACGGGGAATATCGTTACGATGCCAGGTCTACCGGCTAAACCTGCTGCTGAGGCACTATGGATGGATGAGGACGGCGAAATTCACGGTTTGGTGTAA
- a CDS encoding glutathione peroxidase: MSIYNFSGVTPSGKEVSFTEYEGKVLLIANTASKCGLTPQYGDLQKLYEQYRDQGLVVLGFPCNQFAGQEPGTSEEAEEFCQINYGVTFPVFAKVDVNGPEASPLFNYLKEQQPGTGDSSDISWNFTKFLIDRSGNVVARVEPKESPETMTEHIESLL, from the coding sequence ATGTCGATCTACAATTTTTCCGGCGTTACACCTTCGGGTAAAGAAGTGTCATTTACGGAGTATGAAGGTAAGGTGCTGTTGATTGCTAATACGGCCAGCAAATGCGGACTTACACCGCAGTATGGGGATCTCCAGAAGCTATATGAGCAGTATAGGGATCAGGGACTTGTAGTATTAGGATTCCCCTGCAATCAATTTGCGGGTCAGGAGCCGGGTACAAGTGAAGAGGCAGAAGAATTCTGCCAGATTAATTATGGTGTTACCTTTCCCGTTTTTGCTAAAGTGGATGTGAATGGACCGGAAGCCAGTCCTCTTTTCAATTATTTAAAAGAGCAGCAGCCGGGTACTGGAGACAGCAGCGATATTAGCTGGAATTTCACAAAGTTCCTTATTGATCGTAGCGGTAATGTAGTGGCTCGGGTTGAGCCGAAGGAATCGCCAGAAACGATGACAGAACATATTGAGTCCTTACTGTAG
- a CDS encoding M15 family metallopeptidase has translation MSKKLKLVSLLIVVIAVGWGIGKYTTTSPSASNSGSNINVQDNLQAKPGEDGNSAEGGITEPVVANPSNSTDPSDPSESDNGGKGNSTDDSFKEPDSIAVMVNKQYGLPDNYKPSDLVYPDVRFTFKEKIEKRMMRKEAAEALEKLFAGAEEDGIYLAGVSAYRSKETQTRLFNRYVEKDGEELARTYSAVPGYSEHQTGLAIDVSGSDGKCAAESCFGGTKEAEWLAQHAAEYGYIIRFPEGKQDITGYKYEPWHIRYVGKDIATYIAEKGITLEEYYDVVPVSK, from the coding sequence ATGTCTAAAAAATTGAAATTAGTGAGCTTGTTAATTGTCGTTATTGCAGTGGGTTGGGGAATCGGGAAGTATACGACAACTTCACCTTCTGCGTCCAATAGCGGGTCAAATATAAATGTACAAGATAATCTTCAAGCTAAGCCTGGTGAAGACGGCAATAGCGCCGAAGGGGGCATAACGGAACCCGTGGTAGCTAATCCATCTAATTCAACAGATCCCTCTGATCCATCCGAATCGGATAATGGCGGCAAGGGAAATAGCACGGATGATTCTTTTAAAGAGCCTGATAGCATAGCTGTGATGGTGAATAAGCAGTATGGACTGCCTGATAACTATAAACCCTCTGATCTTGTCTATCCGGATGTGCGGTTTACGTTTAAAGAGAAAATCGAGAAGCGTATGATGCGTAAGGAAGCTGCCGAAGCATTAGAAAAACTGTTCGCAGGCGCAGAGGAAGACGGGATTTACTTGGCTGGCGTTTCGGCCTACCGCTCTAAGGAGACCCAAACGAGACTGTTCAATCGTTATGTTGAGAAAGATGGAGAGGAACTGGCCCGTACTTACAGTGCCGTGCCTGGCTATAGTGAGCATCAGACAGGGCTTGCTATCGATGTCTCAGGAAGTGACGGCAAATGTGCTGCGGAGAGCTGTTTCGGTGGAACGAAGGAAGCGGAGTGGCTAGCGCAGCATGCAGCGGAATATGGTTATATCATCCGTTTTCCAGAAGGTAAGCAGGACATTACAGGCTATAAATATGAGCCTTGGCATATCCGTTATGTAGGTAAGGATATAGCTACTTATATAGCGGAGAAAGGGATTACGTTGGAAGAATATTATGATGTTGTACCCGTATCTAAGTAA
- a CDS encoding DEAD/DEAH box helicase codes for MPGFKELGVSELLCTLLQGQGIVKPTPVQQEAIPPLVQGLDVIARAKTGTGKTLAFLLPIMDKIHTERAYPQALIMAPTRELALQITEEARKLARHTDIKILAVYGGQDVEKQLRKLEGGRHLIIGTPGRLLDHMRRETLDLSGVKMLVLDEADQMLHMGFLEDVETIITAVPYRRQTMLFSATMPDPIKRLAANYMKEPLDIIIKSGSPIPLDNIKQQVVEVSDRNKEEALIALIERDRPYLAIIFCRTKRRVSKLNEALQAAGYDCDELHGDLSQGKREGVMKRFRDAKLQLLVATDVAARGLDVEGITHIFNYDMPLDVDSYIHRIGRTGRAGGKGLAITFTSPREQDGLDMIEHGISQRLDRRRYDKDEFGVGEFVAVQGGGRHGGRQSGGAEAARTGRGPKTGGSGRGGAPRGEGGARQGGRGRGKEAGGWGAPAEGRRGGRSDAAAGKRGGSGYDAAAPKGGGKAAGVVRVGGGYGAFASRGDAPASGNAAAPSAGSRGANRKGGPSTGYSENVARGADGGAYAGGTPRGGLGSGYGAGPSRGGGKGGKGSKGGYSSAKGGAGKGGRNSGNAGSSRGGRGSSGGFKSGGRGTSR; via the coding sequence TTGCCGGGATTTAAAGAATTAGGAGTTTCAGAATTACTGTGTACATTGCTTCAAGGTCAAGGCATCGTAAAGCCTACGCCAGTGCAACAGGAAGCAATACCGCCATTGGTGCAGGGTCTGGATGTAATTGCAAGAGCGAAGACAGGTACAGGGAAGACATTGGCTTTCTTGCTGCCAATTATGGACAAGATCCACACGGAGCGAGCTTATCCGCAGGCGCTAATTATGGCTCCAACACGTGAGTTGGCTTTGCAGATTACAGAAGAGGCACGTAAGCTGGCACGTCATACGGATATCAAAATCTTGGCCGTTTACGGTGGTCAGGATGTTGAGAAGCAGCTGCGTAAGCTGGAAGGCGGAAGACATCTTATTATCGGTACACCGGGCAGACTGCTAGATCATATGCGCCGCGAGACGCTCGATCTTAGTGGTGTTAAGATGCTCGTTCTGGACGAAGCGGATCAAATGCTGCATATGGGATTCTTGGAGGATGTAGAGACCATTATTACGGCTGTTCCTTATCGTCGTCAAACGATGCTGTTCTCTGCGACGATGCCAGATCCGATTAAACGCCTCGCAGCTAATTACATGAAAGAGCCTCTGGATATCATTATTAAGAGTGGTTCTCCGATTCCGCTGGATAATATCAAACAGCAAGTCGTGGAAGTCTCGGATCGCAATAAAGAAGAGGCACTTATAGCTTTGATTGAACGAGATCGTCCTTACTTGGCTATTATTTTCTGCCGGACCAAACGTCGGGTGTCCAAGCTGAACGAAGCACTTCAAGCAGCCGGTTATGATTGTGATGAACTGCACGGCGATTTGTCTCAAGGTAAACGTGAAGGTGTAATGAAGAGATTCCGTGATGCGAAGCTGCAGCTTCTTGTAGCCACAGATGTAGCGGCTCGGGGGCTGGATGTCGAAGGTATCACGCATATCTTTAACTATGATATGCCACTTGATGTGGACAGCTATATCCACCGGATAGGTCGGACAGGCCGTGCCGGAGGTAAAGGGCTTGCAATTACGTTCACTTCTCCGCGTGAGCAAGATGGACTAGACATGATCGAGCACGGCATTTCGCAGCGCCTGGATCGTCGCCGTTACGACAAGGATGAATTCGGCGTTGGCGAATTCGTTGCAGTACAAGGCGGCGGACGCCACGGCGGTCGCCAAAGCGGCGGCGCTGAGGCAGCGCGCACGGGCCGCGGACCGAAGACCGGCGGCTCTGGCCGCGGCGGTGCTCCGCGCGGCGAAGGCGGAGCGCGGCAAGGTGGCCGCGGCCGCGGTAAGGAAGCAGGCGGCTGGGGTGCGCCTGCAGAAGGTCGCCGCGGCGGTCGTTCCGATGCGGCGGCTGGCAAGCGCGGAGGCAGCGGCTATGACGCTGCCGCACCTAAGGGCGGCGGCAAGGCTGCCGGCGTAGTGAGAGTAGGCGGCGGCTACGGCGCCTTCGCCTCCAGAGGCGATGCGCCAGCTAGCGGTAACGCAGCAGCGCCTAGCGCCGGTTCGCGCGGTGCGAACCGTAAGGGCGGACCAAGCACAGGCTACAGCGAGAACGTAGCCAGAGGCGCAGACGGCGGTGCCTACGCTGGCGGCACACCACGAGGCGGCTTAGGCAGCGGCTACGGTGCAGGCCCGTCTAGAGGCGGCGGTAAAGGCGGTAAAGGTAGCAAAGGCGGCTACAGCAGTGCCAAAGGTGGCGCTGGTAAAGGCGGGCGCAACAGCGGAAACGCAGGTTCCTCACGCGGTGGACGTGGCAGCTCCGGCGGCTTTAAAAGCGGCGGCAGAGGCACATCCAGATAA
- a CDS encoding ABC1 kinase family protein has translation MAVRIRHAGRYRSIAMALMHHGFGYMVEELGLYHLLSLPRRLVTQEAHTSLTLGERIRLVLEDLGPTFIKLGQLASTRSDLLPDSIIQELVKLQDNVPPFPVERVRTIVEHELDQRMDEIFHSFEDTPLAAASIGQVHRAVLHSGQVVAVKVQRPGILRTMSRDLEILKDLSALAEKQLGWARQYQLSRMVEEFSKSLLGELDYSQEGRNAEKIAQQMDYDGVYIPDIYWDYTSTRVLTMEYVVGITLSRRDELLSNGVKLKVIAQQLVEMMLRQIFIHGFFHADPHPGNVIRMADGKLALIDFGMMGRLNEEMKEQLSALVIALMRKNTDAMVRAILRLGVIPEDADRAALHNDMDRLRDEYYDVPFSKMSIGKALNDLFGIARKHRLILPPDLTMLGKTMLTLEGVISNLDPTISILEMAEPFGRELVKQRFSGPRLQRKLLGGVADLTESLLELPGQAKQLSALITKGKLKVEIVAPELEHLERKLDRVGNRLAFSIVMLAFSIIMVGLIIGTAMRGQPSVLWNFPTVEIGGVVALLMFLWLIFAIFKSGRF, from the coding sequence ATGGCAGTACGTATTAGACATGCCGGACGATACCGGTCCATTGCCATGGCGCTTATGCACCATGGTTTTGGTTATATGGTGGAGGAGCTGGGGCTCTATCATTTATTATCCCTTCCACGCCGTCTTGTAACGCAAGAAGCACATACAAGTCTTACGCTCGGGGAGCGGATTCGGCTAGTACTGGAGGATTTGGGTCCAACCTTTATAAAGCTCGGACAACTTGCCAGTACCCGTTCAGATCTGCTGCCTGATTCTATTATTCAAGAATTGGTAAAACTACAGGATAATGTGCCTCCGTTCCCTGTGGAACGCGTGCGCACGATTGTGGAGCATGAGCTGGATCAACGGATGGATGAAATTTTTCATTCCTTTGAGGATACGCCTCTTGCGGCTGCGTCAATCGGTCAAGTGCATAGAGCTGTTCTTCACAGTGGGCAGGTCGTGGCTGTTAAGGTTCAGCGCCCTGGCATTCTGCGAACGATGAGCAGGGATTTGGAAATTCTCAAAGATCTAAGCGCGCTTGCTGAGAAGCAGTTAGGCTGGGCAAGGCAATATCAGTTATCCCGTATGGTAGAGGAGTTCTCGAAATCGCTTCTTGGCGAGCTGGATTATAGCCAAGAAGGGCGTAATGCAGAGAAAATTGCTCAACAGATGGATTATGATGGAGTGTACATCCCGGATATCTATTGGGATTATACGTCAACGCGAGTACTTACGATGGAATATGTAGTAGGGATTACGCTGAGTCGTCGTGATGAGCTGCTGAGTAACGGAGTTAAGCTTAAGGTTATCGCTCAGCAGCTCGTGGAAATGATGCTAAGACAAATCTTCATTCATGGTTTTTTCCATGCGGATCCTCATCCAGGAAATGTTATACGGATGGCGGATGGGAAGCTGGCTTTGATTGATTTTGGCATGATGGGGCGACTGAACGAAGAAATGAAAGAACAACTGTCTGCGCTTGTCATCGCACTGATGCGCAAGAATACGGACGCTATGGTCCGGGCAATCCTGCGTCTCGGAGTCATCCCTGAGGATGCTGATCGTGCGGCGCTCCATAATGATATGGATCGACTTCGCGATGAGTATTATGATGTTCCGTTCAGTAAGATGAGCATAGGTAAAGCGCTAAATGATCTGTTTGGCATTGCTCGCAAGCATCGATTAATCCTTCCCCCGGATCTAACGATGCTCGGCAAGACGATGCTGACGCTTGAAGGTGTCATTAGCAATTTGGATCCAACGATCAGCATTCTAGAGATGGCAGAGCCTTTTGGACGGGAACTTGTGAAGCAGCGCTTCAGCGGTCCCCGATTGCAGCGCAAGCTCCTCGGAGGCGTAGCTGATTTAACGGAAAGTCTGCTGGAGCTTCCTGGGCAGGCTAAGCAGCTATCTGCTCTAATTACTAAGGGAAAGCTAAAGGTAGAGATTGTGGCACCTGAGCTCGAGCATTTGGAGCGAAAGCTGGACCGGGTCGGGAATCGGTTAGCATTTAGTATTGTGATGCTTGCGTTCAGTATCATCATGGTTGGACTCATTATTGGGACTGCGATGCGCGGTCAGCCTTCAGTGTTATGGAATTTCCCTACAGTGGAGATTGGCGGCGTAGTGGCGCTTCTGATGTTTTTATGGTTGATCTTTGCGATTTTTAAATCGGGAAGGTTCTAA
- a CDS encoding phasin family protein — translation MSDLFKKAISLGVGLTIVSKEKVEKVVEELVKRGELAPSESKALVDRLIERGEEERGMLKSVVQEQVQRVLKEMKVPVQSDIDELEGRIAVLERRLAELEGISHLEGTSAETRTD, via the coding sequence ATGAGTGATTTGTTTAAAAAAGCGATCTCTTTAGGAGTGGGCCTCACCATTGTTAGCAAGGAAAAAGTAGAAAAGGTTGTTGAAGAACTAGTGAAGCGAGGGGAGCTTGCTCCTTCGGAGTCTAAGGCCCTCGTTGATCGGCTGATTGAACGCGGCGAGGAAGAGCGAGGCATGCTCAAGTCTGTTGTACAAGAGCAAGTACAACGCGTGTTGAAGGAAATGAAGGTTCCTGTACAAAGTGATATTGACGAGCTGGAAGGCCGAATTGCTGTATTGGAGCGTCGATTGGCCGAGCTAGAGGGGATTTCCCATCTAGAAGGAACATCGGCGGAAACGCGTACGGACTAA
- a CDS encoding ThuA domain-containing protein, producing MDKRKCLLLGDYTHPRFHPLQGVDQQISEILNDLLTVQCSENKKLMRIEHLASYDLCIAYNELWNETVSPQQTAGLLSYVSGGGGLIVLHTGASLTKRNELAQLIGGRFNGHSAYEPMNFKVLEHDITEGVEDFQLDEEPYHFELDPFTERTILLQYESEDGWLPAAWCHSYGLGRVVFLMPGHHEPSFRHPALRKLILQAATWAARIPVNN from the coding sequence ATGGACAAAAGAAAATGTCTATTACTTGGTGATTACACCCATCCCCGTTTCCATCCACTTCAAGGAGTGGACCAACAAATTAGTGAGATTTTAAATGATTTATTAACCGTTCAGTGTTCGGAGAATAAAAAATTGATGCGCATTGAGCATCTGGCAAGTTATGACTTATGTATAGCCTACAACGAATTGTGGAATGAAACTGTATCGCCTCAGCAAACCGCTGGCCTACTCAGCTATGTGAGCGGTGGTGGAGGACTGATTGTTCTTCATACAGGTGCTTCATTGACGAAGCGTAACGAGCTGGCTCAGCTGATTGGCGGCCGCTTTAACGGCCACTCCGCTTACGAGCCGATGAATTTCAAGGTGCTGGAGCATGACATTACTGAGGGCGTTGAAGACTTCCAGCTGGATGAAGAGCCATATCATTTTGAACTTGACCCGTTTACGGAGCGGACCATTCTACTTCAGTATGAATCAGAGGATGGATGGTTGCCGGCTGCATGGTGCCACAGCTATGGCTTAGGACGAGTAGTATTTCTTATGCCTGGTCACCATGAGCCATCCTTCCGTCACCCGGCATTACGAAAATTAATCTTGCAGGCGGCTACTTGGGCTGCCCGTATTCCGGTAAATAACTAA
- a CDS encoding uroporphyrinogen-III synthase, which produces MAEQLKGFTVALAGPRKSEEMAKLVQNMGGTALYRPAQGTVFLDDEALEEGLNSWISHPPYLVILTTGMGLDALFETAERLNIADRFLEVLSGSIIAARGYKTVNALKKRGLTPEFRDDDGSTIGLIRGLQSLDLQGKEVVLQLHGDPAPRMLAWLQEAGANTSQVLPYRHTPPEPGELDKLLIEIIEGKIDAVAFTSAPQFRFLSQFAREKGKLEEMLKSFEDKVLAVSVGRITSEALKEEGVQRIIMPEHERMGSMIVELGKYVAANR; this is translated from the coding sequence ATGGCAGAGCAACTGAAAGGGTTCACGGTCGCCTTGGCGGGACCGCGTAAATCAGAAGAAATGGCCAAGCTGGTCCAAAATATGGGGGGGACGGCATTATATCGACCTGCCCAAGGTACTGTATTTCTTGATGATGAGGCATTGGAGGAAGGCTTGAATTCATGGATCAGCCATCCACCTTACTTGGTGATCCTTACTACAGGCATGGGACTGGACGCTCTCTTCGAAACGGCTGAACGCCTGAACATCGCCGATCGCTTTTTAGAAGTACTTTCTGGTTCTATTATTGCTGCACGGGGTTATAAGACAGTGAATGCTTTGAAAAAAAGAGGGCTTACGCCAGAGTTTCGCGACGACGACGGAAGTACGATCGGACTGATTCGTGGGCTTCAATCCCTGGATTTGCAGGGCAAGGAGGTCGTTCTGCAGCTGCATGGTGATCCAGCTCCTCGTATGCTCGCATGGCTGCAGGAGGCAGGGGCAAATACCAGTCAAGTGCTGCCGTATCGGCATACTCCACCAGAGCCGGGGGAGCTTGACAAGCTGCTTATTGAGATTATAGAAGGCAAGATTGATGCCGTGGCTTTTACGAGTGCGCCGCAGTTTCGTTTTCTCTCTCAATTTGCTCGGGAAAAGGGCAAGCTGGAAGAGATGCTGAAGTCTTTTGAGGATAAGGTACTTGCCGTTTCTGTAGGGCGTATTACCTCTGAAGCCCTTAAGGAAGAGGGCGTACAGCGTATCATTATGCCCGAGCATGAACGGATGGGGAGCATGATTGTAGAGCTGGGCAAATATGTGGCAGCGAATCGCTAG